Proteins from a single region of Acinonyx jubatus isolate Ajub_Pintada_27869175 chromosome D3, VMU_Ajub_asm_v1.0, whole genome shotgun sequence:
- the RAB35 gene encoding ras-related protein Rab-35 isoform X1: MARDYDHLFKLLIIGDSGVGKSSLLLRFADNTFSGSYITTIGVDFKIRTVEINGEKVKLQIWDTAGQERFRTITSTYYRGTHGVIVVYDVTSAESFVNVKRWLHEINQNCDDVCRILVGNKNDDPERKVVETEDAYKFAGQMGIQLFETSAKENVNVEEMFNCITELVLRAKKDNLAKQQQQQQNDVVKLTKNSKRKKRCC; encoded by the exons ATGGCCCGGGACTACGACCACCTCTTCAAGCTGCTCATCATCGGCGACAGCG GTGTGGGCAAGAGCAGTTTACTGTTACGTTTTGCAGACAACACTTTCTCAG gcaGCTACATCACCACAATCGGAGTGGATTTCAAGATTCGGACTGTGGAGATCAATGGGGAGAAAGTGAAGCTGCAGATCTGGGACACGGCCGGGCAGGAACGCTTCCGCACCATCACCTCCAC GTATTATCGGGGGACCCACGGGGTCATCGTGGTTTATGATGTCACCAGTGCTGAGTCCTTTGTCAACGTCAAGCGGTGGCTTCATGAAATCAACCAAAACTGTGATGACGTGTGCCGGATATTAG TGGGTAATAAGAACGACGACCCTGAGCGGAAGGTGGTGGAAACAGAAGATGCCTACAAATTCGCGGGGCAGATGGGGATCCAGTTGTTTGAGACCAGCGCTAAGGAGAACGTCAATGTGGAAGAG ATGTTCAACTGCATCACAGAACTGGTCCTCCGAGCAAAGAAAGACAACTTAGcgaaacagcagcagcaacaacagaaCGACGTGGTGAAGCTCACGAAGAACAGTAAACGAAAGAAACGCTGCTGCTAA
- the RAB35 gene encoding ras-related protein Rab-35 isoform X2 — protein MARDYDHLFKLLIIGDSGVGKSSLLLRFADNTFSGSYITTIGVDFKIRTVEINGEKVKLQIWDTAGQERFRTITSTYYRGTHGVIVVYDVTSAESFVNVKRWLHEINQNCDDVCRILDVQLHHRTGPPSKERQLSETAAATTERRGEAHEEQ, from the exons ATGGCCCGGGACTACGACCACCTCTTCAAGCTGCTCATCATCGGCGACAGCG GTGTGGGCAAGAGCAGTTTACTGTTACGTTTTGCAGACAACACTTTCTCAG gcaGCTACATCACCACAATCGGAGTGGATTTCAAGATTCGGACTGTGGAGATCAATGGGGAGAAAGTGAAGCTGCAGATCTGGGACACGGCCGGGCAGGAACGCTTCCGCACCATCACCTCCAC GTATTATCGGGGGACCCACGGGGTCATCGTGGTTTATGATGTCACCAGTGCTGAGTCCTTTGTCAACGTCAAGCGGTGGCTTCATGAAATCAACCAAAACTGTGATGACGTGTGCCGGATATTAG ATGTTCAACTGCATCACAGAACTGGTCCTCCGAGCAAAGAAAGACAACTTAGcgaaacagcagcagcaacaacagaaCGACGTGGTGAAGCTCACGAAGAACAGTAA